Within the Glycine max cultivar Williams 82 chromosome 12, Glycine_max_v4.0, whole genome shotgun sequence genome, the region atatatatagaaggtCACGTGCTACGAGAACCTTCTTATTACAAAATAGCGCTACGTAAAATATCACTCGACAATATCTGACACAATCCtaacaaaattatgttattGCGCACTCCCCTACGCCTAGGTGTAAACGCTGGTACCCCAAGGATTTACGTGGCTATGTCTACATGGTGATAGGTTTCACAATCGTCACATTGTCCGATACAATACAAACCTTTTGCTCAAGTATGAGTCTCATATTAATGTTGAATAGTGCAATCAGTCTAAGTTgattaagtatttatttaattacattaataagGATAGTGATTGAGTTACAACAACATTATATGAACGATATAGAAATACATATCCAAATGAGGAGGTTGatgaaattaaatgttattatgATTGTAGGTATATTTCTCCAAAGCTATTTGGAGAATTTTTGGGTTTGAGATCAATTATAGGAAATCAGCAATGGAGAGACTTATATTTCATCTTCCAAATCAACAACCCATAGTTTATGAAGATGGTGATTCTTTAGAATCTATTTTGGAGAGACATGAGGCTAGTAGAACTATGTTTACTGCATGGATGGATGCTAAAAAAACATACCTCGAGGCTAAAAGACCtcaatatttgtttataaatgtaAACCTCCTAACTAGCAGCCACGAAAAAGAGGTTACTTCATAGGAAGGCTTTTTCATGTACCACTGTCTTCTGGTGAACTTTTTTACTTGAGTCTTTTACTCAACACAATTGAGGGACCTGAAAGTTACAGCCAAGTCCGAATTGTGGACGGTGTTGAATATCCTTCAGTTAGGGATTCATGTTACAAGTTAGGACTTCTAAATGATGAAAAAGAATTtattgatgcaattaaagaaGCTTCACTTTGGGATACTGGTCATTGTTTACGTGCAttgtttgttaatgttgttgtcTAATTCACTGTCAAGACCAGAAAATTGTTTGGGTAACAACTTGGAAATACCTTTCTAAAGACTTGGTTTACCACCAACCTATAGTTCTCCAACAGTTTGTAATTTGTTTAAttcacaattaattaatattaatcataacttttttttttagtttctcttatcttaataatgttttttggtTATTTACAATTTTGTTGTGTGATCGTTTTCAAATATTCAGTTTGtagatgaataaattaaatctttaagtTTACAAGAGATTGAAAATAAGGAGCTAAGCAAGAATGGGAAATCATTAAAAGATTTTCCATTAATGCCTTCACAAGATGTGGAGGTGTATGCAACATTAAGCAATAGACTCATTGCAGGGCAGCTGCATTTTGATAAACTTGAATTAGTAAATGAGTTCAATAGATTTCAAACTACAATGACTAATGAGCAGAAAAGTGTTTTTTACATTATTGTCTCtccttgttaaaaaaattcaagattatactctatttttatttgattgcttaaattgaattaatacatattgtttattttttaaaattatattttaccccaTAATTGTGTAGTAGTTTGGTTATGTGTCTTTTTCAATCAATTATATGTCAAACTTATTAGTTTCTAAGTGTTTCTTAATAGTAAAATGATAtagctttttattttatgttttatgcagATGTCTATTTACTTATtctttgaatcttgattctcaTTTTTGCACtctgttctttttttctttacataaataaacttttttatacactgttatatattgattttttacttCATACCTTGACTTTattgatatgttttttttttaaaaaaaaaaacacactaatTGACCCATCATTTTAAACTGTGGGAGGATTTTTCTTTGTGAATGGCTATGGTGGAATGAGTGTTTTTTTGGAAATGACCGTGACACTTATTGTGCTCCAAATTACTGTCGTAGTAATACATattcttcttttgcatttttgaaacaaaacaaaatttgttcttttttgCAATTTGTTTTACTCTAAACTATCTATattccttatattttttatacctaTCTGTATTCCTTATTTACACAATAATTATTAATActtttctaattatattttttagtatcaTAATTTGAGACCCCCGGGACACAGGTCACTTTACTAGTTTTCATTAAAACTTATAAGAATTAAGTTAAGAGAGACATAAGATttgcaaataaattaaaattaggatatagaaaataagacaatatttattttcttttttattataaaaaggaaGGGTGCTGTCGTGGATTTTGGTTTTGGGCTCTTGGCCCGTCAGGCCATGACCACTTGAATCTGAATTTCTGAATTCCGAATTCTAAATTCTTCTTCCACTCCGCGCCTCCAAGTTTCATATTTCCCTCTACCTTTTTATTCCCAAATTAACAAAAAACCGCCATCACCAAATTTTCTAATCTTCCAAACCTCAAAACCAAAATGCTAAAAATTTTCAAGTCCCCCTCCCCCCTCTTTCTACTCCCATTCAACAATTCAACCATGAATATAAACCATCACTCCACAACCCACAAATCCATCACAACcccacctcttcttcttctacatctCTGTCCCTAAACAACAACCCTTTTTTTGTGTCACTCAAATTCGCCACAAATGGAAGCCAGTGGCAGTGACACTGCCGCTACCACCACTTCCGACCACAGTGACAAGGAGAATgtccctcctcctcctcctcctcctcctcctccaccatgTAGCAGTAACACCAACGAGACCAAGACTAGTAGTAAGACCCAGATTCCCCTCATCGTTCCCACGTCTTTCAAGAAAAAGAAGCGCAGCAAGCGGAAGCCCAAGAGGGTGCCTCTCGCTGACATCACTAGCCTCTTCGATAATTCCGCCACCACCACTACTACTACGGTTACTCCTTCCCAAGAATCCCAacagcaacagcaacaacaacaacaacaacaacaaagtggAGCTTCTGCTCTTCCTAGGAGGTCGCCTCGTAGCTCCAAAACATTAAGGATGGGTTTCAGATAGAGATTCAGTTTTGTATTTGTTTCCTGGCACAGCTCGTTTCAATTTGCAATGGTAGAATTTGGGGGAAAGGCACAAATCATTCAGATTACCATAATATTAACGGAGAATATTCATCTGccaatcataattaatttctgTCAAGAAATCTAACTAATCATCTTTATAATATTCTCCCTATAATCatgttttgttaatatataaaattcgaACATGAGATCTTAGATGGCCTGTTCAAggaaagtattattttattaactgGGAACAAATGCAAAGAATTGCACTGTGTAATAGGCTAGATCTAAATTGCAGTTTTCCATGTAATGTAATGCATCGTGTCTATATAGTTTATGTATGTACATATATGCCTCGTGTTTTTGTGAGAGAAATGCCCATTTGTACCAATTTGTTATACAAGTTTCTGGACGAAATTAAACCTGCGCGAAATAAATTATCCTTAATCTCCACCAAATTCCTTgtatctttttaatacttattcaATAAAACGTAAATGTGTggatttaaaatgaatttgtgGGAACTGTTTTATCTTTATTGTTtggaagaaaagataaaaatattattgaagagAAATTTGGTATGTTTTAATGGGATTTgtatcttttatgttttattttaattcaaaaaaatttcttatatttctatgttttttatttcaatccTTTAAATCAAACATATGATGAAAGAAAATGTAGACGAACtcgttttgaaagaaaaaaatagttcttTTTTCCATACAAGAAAGTGGAATATACAAGAAAATGTTCCATACCACGTTTGCATACGTGAATATCGGATCCTTTGCCTTGTCACTCATGATATGAATGTGAATGCCTCTTAAATTGAATCTTAAAAGAGATTAATCTTGGTTTAGTGACATGTCACGTGTGTCCCAATTCGCACACAAAGGTGTCACATTCGGATGAGGGAGCCAAGGATGCATGATGCTCTGTTATCCCTTGCTTTAACACATGTGACATATATTTGCATACATAATTAAATTGTAGAGCATAAAAGACCAAGGATGTATTTGGTTATTGTTAACTTACTTTTGTCAAAGAAACTCCTTTGTTACTTCACCATTAAATGCATTGAAATTCATTCTACCGAGCTTTTGTGGAAAAACCAAAATACCCCATCTGTAGGCGACTAAACATTATGATCGAAATGGTTCAAATATCATATTAGAATTAAGTACTGACTGAACGTAACTTTGATGCGAAAACAAAGTGCATGTTTGGAACTGCGTCAGCATGCCAAATAAGCGTATCCAATTCAAAGCTACATATTGGAGCTTCAGCTTCAGCTTGGACATGGGTAAACATGGATCAGTGAAAccaatccaaacacactaacTCAAATAAGGAAAATTACCTATATTATCATAAGAATATTTTGACAATATCCAGCTGACCATAGATCTTAAATCCCTAGTGGccatacttatttatttttatttttatatcagcCATACTTAAATCTTGCATATAAAATACGTATTTTCTAGTGCTAAAATTCTATGGCATAGTTTCTTTGATTCAACTTAATTACTCAAGCTGTGAAACATTAAGTATAACAACAGGTTTGATCTCCTGAATTTATtctatcctttttttctttcattctcttattacctttttctttttcattctacTTCGCTATCTTATCACGAGTCCTCTccttagattaaaaaaaacataaagttaTTGCATAACCAGCACCGGGACCTTGTCATTACCAATAACAAGTTTACTGAAATTAAGAATCAACACAAGGCAAGGTGGCTTAAAAAtccttaaaattttgattgacATTTATATGCATAATTAATGCCAAAAATATCATTCAAGAAGGAGAATGATGAGAGTACAAACAATATACAAAAGAATGATGAAAAAggaaattagaaaaatacatGGCAACTGGTCATCTGATCTTATTCCACTCTGagcatcttctcctttctttacTCTATGAAAGCCTTGATTTCTCCTCCCTTTGGCATATATACTTCTCTTTATATGTTTCTCCTTCCTCATTGTGCATATACTTAGTAATTTTCTCAACACTTGGGTAGGTCAGTTGGAGGTGGTAATAAAGATTCATTTGGTCCTTTACCGTTGTCCACAACAAAAGCCATCTTCAGTCCCCATGTTGTATGAATTTCCAAGTGGCAATGCATAAACCAGACACCTAACAAAACAGAATACCATATatcataacattaaaaaaaaaaaaagggaaatcaAAATCAGTTTATTTTTGTACAAAATTTTTAGCATTAGACAGAAGTTCAGATGCAACAGAATTATAATTGAGAAGTGCTAGTAATACATCCTTTGATACACTCATCACTCCTCTGTAcatattttttctatctttGGTTAAATTTATAGGAATCATGTGTGTGACTcgttacacatttttttttgtaatttctaataaattttggcTACCAACAGATAATATGTTTAAAAGAGTGCGTTGCTATCATTTTCTTGTTAACTTTATACCTGGATTGTCAGCCCTGAATCTAATAGCAGTCCACCCCCCAGCCGGGACTCCAACTGTATTTCTCTCCACAGGATCTACAAGGTTAAATTTCTTGGGGTCTTTTGTGGGGTTGAAATTCCCTTGTCCCCTACCAACCACAAAAAAGTTGAAGCCATGGAGATGAATAGGATGGTTCTCAGGTGTTATCATTCCAGTATCTTGCAAGACCAATTGAACTGTGGAATTGTAAGCAAGTCTATAGACCCTTGTGCCTTTCATGGTCTTCAAATTTGATGGTTGTGTCCCTGTGAAGTTATACACCACAGGAGGATTTCCGGGGAAATCGTCGGTGAAAACTcccttgatcttgaagaaatgtgCTTGAAGAAGAGAAATTTTAGGCATCACAAAGGTAACATTGTTGATATCTGCTACCACCCTGCTATTATTCACACAAGTAGCACAAGGGTTGACACCAAGGCTAACTGTGAAGAGCAAGTTATGATCAATCTTTAAAGGGACTCTAGCAGGATGCTCTTTGGAGTTTAAGCTTCGGAGAGAGTCGATGAAAGTGGTGGCAACTGGTGTTGCATTTTTAGGAGGCATGGAAGTGAGGGTGGTGATGGTGGAACCAAGGGTGCCTAGATAGTGTAAAGTGGCAGTGGCAGTCTTGTTGTCAACTGCAATAGGAGCATCCATGAAAGGAGAGGCTGCAACCAAGTATTTGCCAGTTGCATGTTTGGTTGTTAGAAGCACATTTGTGGTTTGGCCAGGTGCTATGACAATGGTATCAGTTTTCAAAGGTTTTGTGTAAACTGCATCAACCTCAACAACAGTGAGTTCATGCCCAGCAATTTTAAAGAAGAGCTCTTCATTGAGTGCAGCATTGATGATTCTTAGCAAGTAGGTCTTTCCTGGTTGAACATCCAACTTATATCCTCCTGCACACATGAAAAAGGTTGAAAATTACTTAGCTGAACATCCAACTTAAATCCTCCtcatttaagattttaatttttaaaagaaatttgattcattttacttccttagttaattttatttttttataaatatttgttgagAAGTTTATTTAGACTGGCCAATATAAACATTTTGtcaaatgaaataaaactttctttttttcatttttcctttggCTTTAGCTACTTAGGAAAACttgttaatttcaatttttgagtCACATTGGCTTAGTCTAATTACGTTATAAGTTAGAGTTTGGCTCTTGGACTTATACCTTGTGAAGCATAGCCTTGGATAGGTCCTGGATGGCCGTTGATTGTGTGAGCATCAGAGGCATTTGGAGCCAAACCAGATTTCAAAGCTTCATTTATTACAGCCTCAGTATCTGATTTCCACCATTCACCTGCACCAAATTCAAATATTGTGAGAACTAGGAAGTATGGTTTCTATTCTAATTAGATTATTAATCAAGGTCCAAAGGAAGATATTCtgtataaaatatatgatttttttttagaaaactaaGATACAGTTTCACAATTGTTTTTAGCAATATTCTCCTATCAAAATTGAAGTTTTACTTGAGATTCTATGTTGACTTTTGATGCAAATTTTTGTTGTGAGATAATTGTGAttggaaaacataaaaatttcctaaaaattgtaattaagttctttttttctttctaatttatgACTATAGAagcaaaaaagttaaatatttagcAGCATAATTAGGAAAAAGGTACTAGAACTTACTCAATATGATAACTTGTTCCATATTTGGTTTGGGAAAAGGGTAAGGAACTCCAAGCTTGGGCAAGATGACCAAGGCACCATGGACAGTGGCCCTAAGCCAGAGGATATGTGCATGCCACCAAAGTGTGCCTCTCTGGCCTGTAAGAGTAAAGTTGTAGACATAGGCCTGGCTCGGTAGAATTGGACACTGGGTTATGTATGCTGGCCCATCAGCCCAACCTGTTCTCAATTGTCTCACCCCATGCctgttcaattttattttatttaaaagtgtgtaaataaataaaaataactagtaAATAAAAGCACTCAGTGCCTATATTTGACAGATGAGAAAGATGTGAGAGGGTATATGTGATTTATAACCGTTCAAATCAGTTTCTTATATAGTtggtaattatttttcttttagtctaatataattttttttcatgtaaggatttaattttatataattgaatgtATGTGCAATTATTAAgagtaaaatagaaaaaaataatatgaaaaccaAATGGGATTATGGCCATTATTTGTAGTATAGATAGTATTAAATGGCACATAAGACTGAATTTAGAATCATAAGAAATTCAAAAACACTCACCAATGGATGCTGACATTGTACTTGACCTGGTTGACTACCTTAACCAGAACAGTGTCATCTTCCCTTGCATAGATGGTGGGACCTGGGAACTTTCCATTTATGGTAACAATGGGCTTGGTTGAACCCAATCTTGTGGTATTCTTTTGCACCACCTGTGTAGAACACCATCCAATTAAAGGTCACACGTTTGTCTAGTGCAACAACATTCTTGGCCAATAATAAGGGGTGAAAAGTGCAATTACATATTCTACCAAATTTAAGTGCCTTGCCTTGCTCAACAATTCCCCCACCTACTTTGTTGTTTGGTAAAGGTATATATATGCATGGTCATATATTTTTCGGTAGAAAGCACAAAAGCATATATTtgcttaattgaaaaaaaaaaatatgacttagcTTCCATCTTTTTACCTTTCTAGTCAACTACTAAAAATGTACTGTACCTGATAGTTCTTAACCAAAATATGTATCAACCATAAATATTGTAGTCAATGTTTTTATTACTAGATATTAAATCGtgcaatttaaaattcaattgagtggaagaccaaaagaaaaatagaatccAAAACTctatcataatttttcacacAAGATTATACATGCATGAAAACAATTAGAtcaatgaaattgaaaacatatgGGGCGTTCATTTTGGTCTCACGaagtttaatttcattttttcatcttattttccaATGTTATAAATGTAGCACAATTCATACTATAAGCTTAGCATGCATGTGTGAGTGACATGATAAAATGCAAATAATAAAATGCACCAACATTGAACTTGTAGTGGCGAACCATAGCTTCCACAGATAGTGGAAGCAAGAAAGCTGCCAGCAATAGCATGATTTGAATACCAAACGCTGCCATatggttaccccttttgagctcTCTATTCCAATAGCTTCAATTCTCCCTTGCTGGCTAGCCACTCTTGAATGCACTGCAACACAGAGCAGGAAGGACAAGCTTATAAAGAGCCACTCCCTGCTGTAATGTCCCTTTCAATAAGTTGGTGAAAGGAATACTTAGGAGTTAAGACGTAAGGCTCATATTATAAAGAACAAATAactcaaaataaaaaggtaaaaccAGAAGATCTATGTTATTTGTATAACGCTcatataacaaattatatatagagagagaaaggcagagaagagagagaaatatgTAATGTAATAAATGATGCAATGGGGAAAGATAAACACAAAACTGTTGCATAAATTGTTAGAGTAAACCCTCATTTCTAGTCACGTTAGTTCCTCTCACTCCATTACGGATTATAATGATagtaagttataaaatttaggaacataataattgtatatttcaaagattaaaatgataaaaatttaaatttttttagtaacttatatgatattttattttttaatttcattgtaGCATTTCATAAGTTTAGGAATTAAGATGAGTGTTTATTCATCTGTTATATGAACAAtacaactaaaataaataacaaattaaattagatttttcctctaatttatttttttacatccaatttgattttttttaatttgatcttttaatttttaaaatcaattcattttgatcttgccgtttaaattaatttgagtaATTATACCGTCTAAATGTGTATTTTATGACAGGTttaacactactacaaaatgcAGATTTAACATCGTTaacttaacatcagtttttgataaaatcgatgttaacaaaaatgcgATGACATAATGATAAATAACATGActttcttaacatcggttatccaaATAATCGATGTGAACACagtacgttaacatcggtttttaaaaaaccgatgttaacatcacttCAATAACGTCCGTTTTTCGAAAATTCGATGTTGgaaaatgataagttaacatcagtgttttaaaaaaatcaatgttaatgtTAACATTACTTCCTTAACATTGGTTTGTccacaaaaccgatgttggtaaatgataagttaacatcgggtttttttttagagaatcgatgttaatgaactcaattttttaaaatcttattggCTCCATACCTTAACTCACTCACGT harbors:
- the LOC100785096 gene encoding laccase-4, whose product is MAAFGIQIMLLLAAFLLPLSVEAMVRHYKFNVVQKNTTRLGSTKPIVTINGKFPGPTIYAREDDTVLVKVVNQVKYNVSIHWHGVRQLRTGWADGPAYITQCPILPSQAYVYNFTLTGQRGTLWWHAHILWLRATVHGALVILPKLGVPYPFPKPNMEQVIILSEWWKSDTEAVINEALKSGLAPNASDAHTINGHPGPIQGYASQGGYKLDVQPGKTYLLRIINAALNEELFFKIAGHELTVVEVDAVYTKPLKTDTIVIAPGQTTNVLLTTKHATGKYLVAASPFMDAPIAVDNKTATATLHYLGTLGSTITTLTSMPPKNATPVATTFIDSLRSLNSKEHPARVPLKIDHNLLFTVSLGVNPCATCVNNSRVVADINNVTFVMPKISLLQAHFFKIKGVFTDDFPGNPPVVYNFTGTQPSNLKTMKGTRVYRLAYNSTVQLVLQDTGMITPENHPIHLHGFNFFVVGRGQGNFNPTKDPKKFNLVDPVERNTVGVPAGGWTAIRFRADNPGVWFMHCHLEIHTTWGLKMAFVVDNGKGPNESLLPPPTDLPKC